In Clostridium sp. DL-VIII, the following proteins share a genomic window:
- a CDS encoding cyclic GMP-AMP synthase DncV-like nucleotidyltransferase: MANLNKLFSDFEEEISLKSKKKENLKKGRNALREKIRNSFKEKERSTPKFCGQGSYMMKTTVNPIDGEYDIDDGVYLQGYSDKDIEEWPTTSTVHRWIKDAVDGHTSTPPKDKNTCVRVIYVDDYHVDLPSYIVKDDVCYLAHKRDGWTESDPRAFTKWFVDKVQENGEQVRSLVKYLKAWKDYNNVDLKGIAVTILVCENYYSYENRDDLALLGTVTEIINSLENEFTCKKPVIPYEDLFEEIDEVNQNKLLESLKSLKTEIQNAVDKEDEAEASDIMIKVFGDRFPKGSSTKKAESNYAKSEAPSIIKNDGRSA, translated from the coding sequence ATGGCTAATTTAAACAAATTATTTTCAGATTTTGAGGAAGAAATATCTTTAAAATCTAAAAAGAAAGAGAATTTGAAAAAGGGAAGAAATGCGTTAAGAGAAAAAATAAGAAACTCATTTAAGGAAAAAGAAAGAAGTACGCCGAAATTTTGTGGGCAAGGTTCTTATATGATGAAAACGACTGTTAATCCAATAGATGGAGAGTATGATATTGATGATGGGGTATATCTTCAAGGCTATTCAGATAAAGACATTGAAGAGTGGCCAACTACATCAACAGTACATAGATGGATTAAAGATGCAGTAGATGGACACACATCTACGCCACCTAAAGATAAAAACACATGTGTACGTGTTATATATGTCGATGATTATCATGTAGATTTACCATCATATATAGTAAAAGATGATGTTTGCTATTTAGCTCATAAAAGAGACGGATGGACAGAGAGTGACCCGAGGGCGTTTACTAAATGGTTTGTTGATAAAGTGCAAGAAAATGGTGAACAAGTTAGAAGTTTAGTTAAGTATTTAAAAGCTTGGAAAGATTATAACAATGTAGATTTAAAGGGGATAGCAGTTACTATTTTAGTTTGTGAAAATTATTATTCATATGAAAATAGAGATGATTTGGCTTTATTAGGAACTGTTACTGAAATTATTAATAGCTTAGAAAACGAATTTACATGCAAGAAACCAGTAATACCTTATGAAGATTTATTTGAAGAAATTGACGAAGTAAATCAAAATAAACTTTTAGAGAGTTTAAAATCTCTAAAAACTGAGATACAAAATGCAGTAGATAAGGAGGATGAAGCTGAAGCATCTGATATAATGATAAAAGTTTTTGGAGATAGATTCCCAAAAGGAAGTAGCACCAAAAAGGCAGAATCTAATTATGCAAAATCAGAAGCTCCTTCAATAATAAAAAATGATGGACGTTCTGCTTAA
- the lepB gene encoding signal peptidase I: MVAEINKSEKITLRDLIKTIIVSGAIAGLFLMFFRIATVQGNSMDKTLADGDRLVLSTTLYKLEKPKYKDIVVIKRDDLPVKYIVKRVIGVEGDKVRIKDNKLYINEELIQEDYINEEMKTNDLELTVPEGKVFVMGDNRNYSTDSRSKEIGLIDCKSQIYGKVII; this comes from the coding sequence ATGGTAGCAGAAATAAATAAAAGTGAAAAAATAACATTAAGAGATTTAATAAAAACTATAATAGTGTCAGGAGCTATAGCAGGTTTATTTTTGATGTTCTTCAGGATAGCAACTGTCCAAGGCAATTCCATGGACAAAACATTAGCTGATGGAGATAGATTAGTGTTAAGTACTACATTATATAAGTTGGAAAAGCCAAAGTATAAAGATATAGTTGTAATAAAAAGAGATGATTTACCTGTTAAATATATAGTTAAGAGAGTTATAGGTGTGGAAGGGGATAAGGTTAGGATTAAAGATAATAAGTTATATATTAATGAAGAGTTAATTCAGGAAGATTATATAAATGAAGAAATGAAGACAAATGACCTTGAGCTAACTGTTCCAGAAGGTAAGGTTTTTGTAATGGGCGATAATAGAAATTATAGTACGGATAGTAGGAGTAAGGAAATTGGATTAATAGATTGTAAAAGTCAAATATATGGAAAAGTAATTATTTGA
- a CDS encoding tyrosine-type recombinase/integrase, whose product MNINTVSPIKDIKQLEAMKSFLKGKDTRDYLMLMVGISSALRISDILKLKIKDIWDGKKPKEFIMLNEKKTGKAKRFPITVNLKKAIVQFMKENDLEQDDYIFQSRKGNKKAITRSHAAYIISSAADYVGIKEPVSTHSMRKTFGYFCYKRGVSLALIMEILNHSSISQTRKYLGLTQEDLDDVYLSLNL is encoded by the coding sequence ATGAATATAAATACTGTAAGTCCGATAAAAGATATTAAACAATTAGAAGCAATGAAGAGTTTTTTGAAGGGAAAAGATACCAGAGACTATTTAATGCTTATGGTAGGAATTTCCAGCGCGTTAAGAATTTCAGATATTTTAAAATTGAAAATAAAGGATATTTGGGATGGGAAAAAGCCAAAAGAATTTATAATGCTTAATGAAAAGAAAACAGGAAAGGCCAAAAGGTTCCCAATAACTGTTAATTTGAAAAAAGCTATTGTTCAATTTATGAAAGAAAATGATTTGGAACAAGATGATTATATCTTTCAATCAAGGAAAGGAAACAAAAAAGCAATTACACGAAGTCATGCGGCCTATATAATAAGCAGTGCGGCCGATTATGTTGGTATTAAGGAACCAGTATCAACCCATAGTATGAGAAAAACATTTGGATATTTCTGTTATAAAAGAGGTGTATCATTAGCATTAATAATGGAAATTTTAAATCATTCGTCTATTTCTCAAACAAGGAAATATTTGGGACTCACTCAAGAAGATTTAGATGATGTTTATTTATCATTAAATCTATAA
- a CDS encoding four helix bundle protein has product MKTVNIREKLEIHKIQQALDSLKDFRELTGYQKALEFYTKLYVILSKLPFYEQYGIFSQLDRSSMSIVANLSEGNGSLYPKTKMNFYSIACNY; this is encoded by the coding sequence ATGAAAACAGTAAACATTAGGGAGAAGTTGGAAATTCATAAGATACAGCAGGCACTTGACTCATTAAAAGATTTCAGGGAGCTTACAGGATACCAAAAAGCTTTAGAGTTCTATACAAAATTATATGTTATATTATCAAAACTTCCGTTTTATGAACAATATGGAATATTTAGTCAATTAGACCGCAGCTCTATGTCAATAGTTGCCAACCTCTCGGAAGGGAATGGGAGCTTATACCCTAAAACTAAAATGAATTTTTATAGTATAGCCTGCAACTACTAA
- a CDS encoding AAA family ATPase, whose translation MVIDSIKIKENLIRKYSISKEIAGDLAEDYLESSVEVIEKKGYLLGHYDMEFKEIENIINKYSNNIDKEVDLIKASIIYAIEDDAKNNGNVFMYFGVFEKKVKKLLVKKVGKEKFDKALEELKSESEIIIENNYNGNLCVYIIRLYKAEVELANTLIEIINNNKEINDERIEKFIDGYNEIKLEKKQKEAIAVALKNDISIINGMAGTGKTTVIKVIIKAMKKIFGFNKIMILGYTGKSVQRAMEVTNLEAEGNTIHRFLGIDENGKIKRNSKIKLDVLILDESSMVDITLMNMLLSSIECSKIIFTGDYGQLPSIKEGQVFKDLILSNLIPTAKLEKIIRQKEGNIILENSKKINFGIGFQESSKGVKEKKKQFEFEECEAKDIKKKVIKTIEGLIKNNIDIYDIKVMSAIREGFNGVKDLNKKIIDEFNHINGREVSKLAVLDNVMAVKNNYDKNIFNGENGIIIRTEGDNFKGLKKVNVKFGEKKIVEYKDDEINELELAYATTIHKMQGSEVPVAIIVVDNEKVLTRELLYVAVSRAKERVIMIGNKGAFNNGLKVTVNRNSMLVERIQDSMKKRMA comes from the coding sequence TTGGTAATAGATAGTATTAAAATTAAGGAAAATTTAATAAGAAAATATAGTATTTCAAAAGAAATTGCTGGAGATTTGGCAGAAGATTATTTAGAAAGTTCTGTGGAAGTTATAGAGAAAAAGGGATACTTGCTTGGGCACTATGATATGGAATTTAAAGAAATCGAAAATATTATTAATAAGTACAGCAATAATATTGATAAGGAAGTCGATTTGATTAAAGCATCCATTATTTATGCAATAGAAGATGATGCTAAAAATAATGGAAATGTATTTATGTATTTCGGTGTTTTCGAGAAGAAAGTTAAAAAGTTGTTAGTAAAGAAAGTTGGTAAAGAAAAATTTGACAAAGCATTAGAAGAATTAAAAAGTGAATCTGAAATAATAATTGAAAATAATTATAATGGTAATTTATGTGTATATATAATTAGATTATATAAGGCAGAAGTGGAACTTGCTAATACTTTGATTGAGATTATAAATAATAATAAAGAAATAAATGATGAAAGAATTGAGAAATTTATTGATGGATATAATGAAATTAAATTAGAGAAAAAACAAAAAGAAGCCATTGCAGTAGCTTTAAAAAATGATATCTCTATAATAAATGGTATGGCTGGAACAGGGAAAACTACAGTTATAAAAGTAATTATTAAAGCTATGAAAAAGATATTCGGATTTAATAAAATTATGATATTAGGCTATACAGGAAAGTCTGTACAAAGAGCAATGGAAGTCACAAATTTAGAAGCTGAAGGGAATACAATACATAGGTTCTTAGGCATAGATGAGAATGGAAAAATAAAACGGAATTCTAAGATTAAATTAGATGTATTAATTTTAGATGAGAGCAGTATGGTTGATATAACTTTAATGAATATGCTACTTTCATCTATAGAGTGTTCAAAAATTATTTTTACAGGGGATTATGGACAACTCCCATCAATAAAGGAAGGGCAGGTCTTTAAAGATTTAATTTTAAGTAATTTAATTCCTACAGCAAAATTAGAAAAGATTATTAGACAAAAAGAAGGCAATATTATATTAGAAAACTCTAAAAAAATTAACTTTGGTATTGGATTTCAAGAAAGTTCTAAAGGAGTAAAGGAAAAGAAAAAGCAGTTTGAATTTGAAGAATGTGAAGCTAAAGATATTAAGAAAAAAGTTATAAAAACCATAGAGGGATTAATTAAAAATAATATAGATATTTATGATATTAAAGTTATGTCAGCAATTAGAGAAGGCTTTAATGGTGTAAAGGATTTAAATAAGAAAATAATAGATGAATTCAATCATATTAATGGTAGAGAGGTCAGTAAATTAGCTGTATTAGATAATGTAATGGCAGTGAAAAACAATTATGATAAAAATATTTTTAATGGTGAAAATGGAATCATAATTAGAACGGAAGGAGATAATTTTAAGGGACTTAAAAAGGTTAATGTTAAATTTGGGGAAAAGAAGATAGTTGAATATAAAGATGATGAAATTAATGAACTTGAACTTGCTTATGCTACCACAATTCACAAGATGCAGGGAAGTGAGGTACCGGTAGCAATAATTGTAGTTGATAATGAAAAAGTATTGACTCGTGAATTATTATATGTGGCAGTTAGCAGAGCAAAAGAGAGAGTAATAATGATAGGGAATAAGGGAGCTTTCAATAATGGATTGAAGGTAACAGTTAATAGGAATTCTATGTTAGTAGAAAGGATTCAAGATAGTATGAAAAAAAGAATGGCTTAG
- a CDS encoding DUF3991 and TOPRIM domain-containing protein: MVPIEDIQKIKTINIKNFLEQSEKFTFKKENKDYYRCEQHSSMVINTNSNLYIWYSQNQKGDIINWAMNNITNGNFVEAVKYLSGENYNEYITNNLAEISKKSTGLDDNTPLDIKFSKSMKNTFAYLNKTRYIDNAIINKFVKEHLIKQDERGNIVFLHLNEQGEIVGADLNGTNTYKRFKGIVGNSNPNYGWSIKVGEEVKEIFVFEAPIDLISYYQLFLNEIDNVLLLSISGCEKIKVIKTYLNMHKSIEVIKVSVDNDKAGNHCLNNIISMYSDFCIIDNREALKANNLKDFNELLAKEKSKL, encoded by the coding sequence ATGGTACCAATAGAAGATATACAAAAAATAAAAACAATTAATATAAAAAATTTCTTAGAGCAAAGTGAAAAGTTTACTTTTAAAAAAGAAAATAAAGATTATTATAGATGCGAGCAACATAGCTCAATGGTTATAAACACCAATAGTAATTTATATATATGGTATAGCCAAAATCAAAAGGGCGATATTATAAATTGGGCTATGAATAATATAACTAATGGCAATTTCGTAGAAGCTGTAAAATATTTATCTGGGGAAAATTATAATGAATATATTACAAATAATTTAGCAGAAATAAGTAAAAAGTCTACTGGATTAGATGATAATACCCCTTTAGATATCAAATTTAGTAAAAGTATGAAGAATACATTTGCTTATTTAAACAAGACACGATATATAGATAATGCAATAATAAATAAGTTTGTTAAGGAACATTTAATAAAACAAGATGAGAGAGGAAATATAGTATTTCTACATTTAAATGAGCAAGGTGAAATAGTTGGAGCTGACCTAAATGGAACTAATACATATAAAAGGTTCAAAGGAATTGTTGGAAATAGTAATCCTAACTACGGATGGTCAATAAAAGTTGGGGAAGAAGTAAAAGAAATATTTGTATTTGAAGCTCCAATTGATTTAATATCATATTATCAATTGTTTCTTAATGAAATAGATAATGTATTATTATTATCTATATCCGGCTGCGAGAAGATAAAAGTCATAAAAACATATCTAAACATGCATAAAAGTATTGAAGTTATAAAAGTATCTGTAGATAATGATAAAGCAGGAAATCATTGTTTAAATAACATTATTAGCATGTATAGTGATTTCTGTATAATTGATAATAGAGAAGCGTTAAAAGCTAATAATCTAAAGGATTTTAATGAGCTATTAGCAAAAGAGAAAAGTAAACTATAA